GGCCAGCAAGGTCTCCAGCTCAGCATACGATCCCTCTGGATGCACGAACTTGACCAGTTCAACCTTGTTGAACTCATGGACCCGTATGATGCCCTTCATCTCTGCATGGCGGCCGGCCTCACGCCGGAACGATGGAAGATACGCGGTGTAGTAGATCGGCAACTGGTCCTTCTCCAGTATCTCATCCTGCAGCAGGTTCGTGACCGGGACCTCGGCGGTCGGGTTGAGCCAGAGGTCGTCCCTCTCGCACCAATACATATCGTCCGCCATCTTCGGATACTGTCCCGTACCGATGACAGCGTTACGGTTTATCACAACGGGCGGGAAGATCTCCTTGTATCCCTGTTCGTGGTGGAGGTCCAGCATGAAATTGACCAGCGCTCTTTCAAGTCTCGCACCGTCTCCCTTGAGCACATAGAACCCACTACCGGCGATCTTGGTGCCGCGGTCGAAATCGATGATGTCCAGTTCTTCGCCTATCTGGATATGGTCCTTGGGAGTGAAGTCGAAGGCACGTTCTTTCCCGTATGACCTCACGCAGCAGTTGTTGTCATAGCATGCCCCTATCGGTACTGTGGCATCAGGGATGTTCGGGATGAGGAGGACAACATCGTTCCGCGCATTTTCCAGCTCGGCGGTCCTGGCGTCGATCTGGTTTATGCTGGTCGCCACATCCTTCATCTCGGAGACCAGCTTCGACTTTTCGTCGCCCTTCAGCTTGGAAATTTGATGGGAAGCCTCGTTCCGTTTTCTCTTCAGCTGGTTGGACTCGTCGACCAGCCTTCTCCATTCATTGTCAATCTCCAGGAACTTGGTGAGCAGCTCCTCTGGGTAGTTCCTGTTCTTCAGCATCTCCCTTATCTTGTCGGGATTCTCCCTGATGACCGATACGTCCAACATCTGAATCCTTCCTAGAGGTCTATGTAGCCTTTCCCGTTCAGGAAATCCTGCTGGGTCAGCAGAACGATCGAGCCCCGGACGTCCACCAGGATGGCTCCAGAACGTTCCGAGATATCCTTAGCGATGACATCCTTCTCTTCTCCGGAGGCGGGTAGCAGCCGGATCTTCACGACCTTCCTGGTCTTCACCTGAAGCCTTACCTCCTCGATCAGGCTGTCGGTGACCCCATCCTTGCCGACATGGATCGTTGGCTTGAGGTCCGCGCCGATTCGCTTGACATCCTTTATGGTGCGCTTGGGCATCGCTTGGTCTCCTTCTTCTCTTTGATGTATGGCATTCGCCTTATATGATTGCACCCGAGGCAGTGAACGACGACGCGCTGGTCACGAAGACGAACACGGCAGTTGCGGCCAGGGATCAAGGGCAGATAGCATTCCTTGCACCATAGCTCGGTCCTAGGCATCGGCACGTTAGAGCGCATGGCGATCTTCCTAGCAAGCTCAACATATCTTCTGCCCCTCGGAATGTTCCCGTTAATGGCCGCGATACGGGCCAGAGACATCAGGATCAGCATGCGCCTTTTGGCGATCCCTTTCACTTCCTTGTTGCTTATGCGTCTCTTGCCCACTCTAATACTTCCGAACGCCTCGAAAGTGTATGCCGGTCAAATAGCTTTCCCCTAGACCCGACTACTGGCGAAGAGGCTCGGGGCATGAAAAAGCTGACCGAGCTTCAAGAACTCTCTCTTGATGAAATGGCGGAAAGAGCAAGGCGCTCTCAGATGAGGAGATTCAGCGTCGCCTATGCAAAGATGGTGAGACGGTGAACCGCCACGAGAGGACCTACCTCCGTGAGCAATACGGACGGGTTGAGACAAGAATCTCCCCTAAGATCATCTACGCCTTCCTGCTCGTTTGGTATCTCGAGATCGCGCTAGGCATCTTCGCAATAGGCACGGAGGCGTTCCGGTGAGAGGCAACTGCCCCCTCAAGGACGATCCGAAGGGTGGAATCGTGTGCAGTGCAACGCCCCGGCTCATCGATGAGTCTCACTGCCTGCGTTGTCCTTTTGCCGTCCCTCGCAATCCCGCGATCGCCGTGAAGCGTCTCGAACCTCTCGCCGTTTCGACCGGGTGACCTTTTTAAATGCCTGCGGTCTCCGGGGAAGATTGCCGTTCCAAAGTCGGGTTACAAGAGTTACACGAAGATGTAACCCGAGGTACACCCGCCACCCGCCTAACAGACCGCATCCTTGGCCTCCTCTCCAAGGCAACCGAGCCGTATTCACCCAAGATGATCGCCCTCAGACTAGGGGCGAATCACAACACCATCAAGGGCACGCTCAGACGACTGGCTAATAAGAATCTCATCGTTTCCGATGGAACGGGCTACATTCTTCCGGCCGCGAGCATCGAGCGAGAACTGATTGAGAAGATCCGTTACGACGAGCAGAATGACTCCCTGCCCCGGTTGCATGATCTTCACCTCACCTTCAAACCGGAGAACATCCGGACCGCGTTAGGCCAGCATCCCGAATTGGCACAGCTTTTCTCAGACACGGACTATCAAATCGAGGATAGGGGGCCAGGCATCGAAAGTTACAGCAACTTTAATATACCGAGTTACAAAAAGATACCCTCCCTATCTTCATCCCCGTTAAGTTCCCACTTCCTTGAACGGTTCTTCAACCCGCTTGATCCGGCGAGCATCTATCAGCTTTGGCAACCCGGCCGGCATTGCCGGGAGATCAAGGGCGGTTTCCAAGAAAAGTTCGACCTCCGGGACTATGCGATCATCATCCAGGTCTATTCGACCGGCACCATCAAGATCATTATTTCGAACTCGGAACACGCTTTCACCGCCCGCGAGTTCCGGGACTCCCTGAACACCATCGACGGGATCTTCTCCGCCAAGACAGGGATCCGGTTCCTCGATATCTCCGACTTTTGGTTCATAGAGAAGTGTCATTTCAACTCGGACATCAAGGGCGACACCGAACTAGCTGGCACCACTCGATTGAACTACACTGTCAAGCAACTTGACGACGTACTGTTCCGGCTCTATGAGAAACGGATCGGCGACGAGGTCTATCTCCGATCCGAGACATGCCTGGAGAAGGGTAACTATCCGGACCATAACCTCAACGCATTCATGGCCCTGGCGATGGGCGGACCGCCTGCCAACGTCCTCATGGCCTCGCAATACCGGGCCAAGCAGGAAACGGATCAGCTCTTCGAGGCTGTAAAAGGCATCGCCGCCAGCCAGCGGGT
The DNA window shown above is from Methanomassiliicoccales archaeon and carries:
- a CDS encoding YhbY family RNA-binding protein, with translation MPKRTIKDVKRIGADLKPTIHVGKDGVTDSLIEEVRLQVKTRKVVKIRLLPASGEEKDVIAKDISERSGAILVDVRGSIVLLTQQDFLNGKGYIDL
- the serS gene encoding serine--tRNA ligase, producing MLDVSVIRENPDKIREMLKNRNYPEELLTKFLEIDNEWRRLVDESNQLKRKRNEASHQISKLKGDEKSKLVSEMKDVATSINQIDARTAELENARNDVVLLIPNIPDATVPIGACYDNNCCVRSYGKERAFDFTPKDHIQIGEELDIIDFDRGTKIAGSGFYVLKGDGARLERALVNFMLDLHHEQGYKEIFPPVVINRNAVIGTGQYPKMADDMYWCERDDLWLNPTAEVPVTNLLQDEILEKDQLPIYYTAYLPSFRREAGRHAEMKGIIRVHEFNKVELVKFVHPEGSYAELETLLADAEAVLEGLELPYRVLLLCTGDMGFASAKTYDIESHAPGTQKWLECSSCSCFTDFQARRARIKFRPEPHLKSEFVHTLNGSGVALPRTMVSVLENNQQKDGTIVIPQALRKYMQGQELIE
- a CDS encoding ribonuclease P protein component 4; this encodes MGKRRISNKEVKGIAKRRMLILMSLARIAAINGNIPRGRRYVELARKIAMRSNVPMPRTELWCKECYLPLIPGRNCRVRLRDQRVVVHCLGCNHIRRMPYIKEKKETKRCPSAP